In Streptococcus parapneumoniae, the genomic stretch CGCCCTTGTTCTTCTTTTTATGCTTAGTTCCGCTAATCAGGACAGTGGGGGTATTCAGTTGTCAATGTACATCAGCAGTTTACCGACTTGCTGAGGTCAAGGGATTAGCTATAAGACGATTTTTTATAAATCGTCACATTGCTGAGAGGAATGACATAAATGTCCCCATTTTCAAAAGTCTCCTCCGTGTTTTTCTTTGTCTAGCTATTAGTCACCTCTACTGGATGATAAAACTCAACCCATTCTTTCACTGTTTCACGAGAGATACCTTCATCATCAGACACATCTAAAACAGCCTGAATCAAACACTCCAACATTTCTTCCGTCCAATTTCCTCTTGAACAAGCATGCTCACCAAGCCCATTTGGCAACATTCTAAATGTGAAATCAAATCCGCTGAACTCATCCCACAAAGAGTCTCCTCCTTCTTTCTGCATACTTTCACCCCCCATACTGCTCCTGCGCCCTCTTATGAGCATTCAACTTGACTTCTAACTTTCTCTCAGCCATCAAATTCTCAATGGACGTAACCAGATAAGCATACGGACTCTGACAATCTTGAGGAATCCGTTCAATACAATGTAAGACTTCTGAACTAGTTACCCAGCCAGTCTCCAAAAAGCTACCAATTTTCATTTTCTGACGATGGGTCAGATGGTAAGCATTATCCCACGGTAAATGATCAAAGTAGCTATCCGCAATTTCCTGCAAGAGAGAATAGACTTGAGGTTGGATAAATTTCTTCCCACTTGTTTTTTGAGAAGGAGTGTCACAAGTTCTAGCAGTCTGATCCAATTCGTTAGAATTGGAAGCAGGCTTTCTAGAACTATGTCTAGTACTATTATTCTCAGTATGACTCTTCTCAGTCTTAATAGGGTTAAATTTTTTTACTTCCGGAGGTAAAAAAATTTGACTTCCAGAATTCCTTGATTTAACAACCTTTTTTGGAGGTAAAGATTTTTGACTTCCAGAATTGGTTGATTTGACAGGCTTTTCTAAAACAGATTCTTCTTCACTATTTGGACGTTCAATTTCAAACAAGACACAACCTTTGTAATCTAAAGTTTTTACATGATGGTAGATTACAGTTCCTTTGTCACGTCCTTTTTCTACGACTTCAGCATCATAGTGTTCATATTCTTGTAATTCAGCATTCACATTTTGAAGATACAAACGATTCGGACGATTCTTTCCTTGTTTCACTTCACGAAGCAAGCCAAGCTCTTTCAATTCTTTCTTGATTTTCAATACAGTTGGCTTACTGCGATCTAAAATTTCCATTAAGTCCTCAACCGTATAGACAAGAAATACTGAACCATTCTCATCAACATAAGTCAGTTCACCGTTTCTGTAAGAATGAATACTTAACATACATCGATCATAGAGTACTCCATAAGCAATCTTGCCATCATTTGATAATTTCTTGGCATAGACACTCGTCATCTTGATTTTCCCAGTAGGTTTCCCTTCAGCAGAAAACTTTTTCTTAACATTTACCATGAAAATTTGTGGGATTTGATAGAATGTCTGTGTCGCCACTTGATTTACTGTAATATCAGCCATGTTATCACACCCCCATCATCACAGTACCATTTCCCACATAGAACAGAACTCCTTCTCTCTCTAATTCTTCAATCGCCTTAACAGCACGTTTTTTACTCATTCCTGTCTTTTTCATCACTTCGTTAACAGCTGCTTTTTTTGAAAATTGCACAAACATTTCTTTAGTCATTCTACTATCTCCTTTTTCTGTTTCACTAATTTAAGTTCCTTTGAAAAGCAACTTGGACATTCAGATAGACCAAGCTGAAAATCCAAATGGTCAAATAAAAAGTTACATCGCTCACACTCCACTGTGCTTCTAAGTATTGTTTCACCTAACCATTCTCTTTCTACAACATCTAATACATCTCCACATTCAGGACAATGAATAGGTTTGAAAATATCATCTTCTTCCCATTTTTCCTCATAATCACAATCAAAACAAACGATTGTTTCCAACCACATGGATTAACTCCCTTCCAATGTTCCTTCTAATTCGCCAAGTTTTAACTTAAATTCCTTGATTTTCTTTCTCACAAGATCACATTCTGCACTCATCAGTTGTACCTCACTTATCTGTTTGATAATCTCTCTTTCCTTTTTATCAAGTTCTATGTATTCCTGTAGGAGTTTTGACTTTTTTTCACTGATAAAAGAAAGTTTTTTAACAAACTCTGTCAATATTGTTGCGTTTGGTTTATCGACCGTAGAGTTCTCTTCATAACCGAGTAGATATGGGATAGATACTCCTAAATATTCTGATAGTAATTGCGCATTTTTAGCATTCGGACTTCTACTTCCTTGGTTGTAATTTCCAAGTGTAGAGTATCCTATACCAGTTGCCTCACTTATCTCCTTCAGGGATATCTCTTTATCTCTAACCAGTGACTGAAATGGGGTCATCTTTTTGCTTCTATCAATACAAGAATCATCATCAAGTCCTAGTAAATATGAAAGTGTTACACCAAAATATTCTGATAAAATCTGAGCATTTTCTAGACTAAGATTTGTTTTTCCATTTTCGTATTTTCCGTATTGAGACTGGTTAGTATTCAAAACTTTTGCTAAGTCAGCTTGAGTTAGCAATTTTTCTTTTCTTAGATTTTTAAGCCTATTAGACATAACTACTCCTCATATATATTGTGTTATAATAATTTTCGGTAGGTGGTCATGGAGGTGACATGCTAAACAAAAATAATAACCAAACTCATTACGGACATGGAAATCAATACATCGATCAAAGTGTTACAACAAATATATTTTTAACATACGGTGATCCTCAACCTAGTAGCTCATCAGATAATTCAGGTATGTGGATTATCATTTTTCTAGTAATTGCACTATCTCTAGGAAACTTACTTCTAGGTTTTATTCAAGAACATAAACAAGTAATTACTATGACTCAAATCATTCTACTTATCGTTGTCAATTGCTATGTTTATTTCAAATCAAAAGACATGAAACTACTAATCACTGAAATGGTTCCTTCTGTCCTAAGTACTCTAACGACAATATTCTCAGTTAGTAATCAAATCCCAGCTAATTTTCAATCAATATTGGATAAGATGAGTACAAATCCCGATTTATCCTCTTGGAAAACTGCTGTAAATAGTTTTTTCAGTAGCTTAATACCAAAAGCTTTCGAACTTTTATCGGATTATCCTAGCTATAATATAGTTCTTACCGCTTTCTATATCATTTTAGTCCTATCAACCATTCTTAGCCCTTTGTTGATTGGATTTAATGCATTCTTTAGGAAATCTATTAAGAACTCTCTCACTTATGTATTCACTATCGCCTATTGGATTTTTTTCTTTGTTTTAAAAATGATTCAATAACCGTACAGCAATAAATTAAGGCGGTTACAGTTAAACTAATTAGTATTAAGGACAATAAAGTTTGACCTCCACCTACCAACCTAATCATAAATAAAGCGTAACCTAAAAAAGTATACATGGTCACTTTAGTAAATATTTTTACTAATGGTTTCATTTGTTTCCTCCTTAACCTGGTTAGATGCCAGGTTTTTTGATATTAACAAAGTGTAGAATTAAGATATATCATTTATTTTCCTACACATACCCCATCAATTCTGGATTAAACTCTAGAGTCAACCACAGGGATTCATCATAAGTCAGTTGGCTAGTTTGTCCCCATGTTCCATCTCTCGCTCTCCTGGAGTACGGATAAGTGCCAAACTTAATTCTAGGCTTTAGTTCATGAATAACATCATCTTTAATAACTTCCCAAAGTAGACTAGAGGGCTTATAATAATACCCTTTCACAAGCCAAACTCTATTGAGGTCATCGTATGAAGATACCTTTTCTTCAGAATTTCCTTCAGAGACAAGATCAACTATATTTTCATTCTCATTAAGATCTATTACATCGAAAATTTCTAACGAATCAATATCCATAATAATTTCAATATTATCTGACATTTTTCCCCTTTATTTAATTTTGACAACGAAAAAAGAGAACGGATTTTCTCGTTCTCTACATTTATTTATATGCTATCTACATTTCTCAAAACTCTAGACACTTACGTGAGGTTGATGATCTAAATTTATTGTGGTATACTATTTTTGTCATCGGTTACCGATTACGTTCCTTACAGTTCGTGAAAGGAGGTGAAACTAATGAGCCTTATCCCAGAGCTCATTCTTACTATTATGGCAGACGTTATAGCAGGAATTATCCTATATTTCGTGGCTCTATAATATTTGTAGTGGGTAAATCCCCTATAGATATTATGGAGCCTATTTTGTTGTAGAAAAAAAGTTCCATAAGATCTATAATGAAAAGCGACAAAACCATCATTAGAAAGAATCATATGGAACAATTACATTTTATCACAAAATTACTAGACATTAAAGACCCTAATATCCAAATTATGGATGTTGTTAATATGGATACCCACAAAGAAATCATTGCTAAACTAGAT encodes the following:
- a CDS encoding replication initiator protein A, translated to MADITVNQVATQTFYQIPQIFMVNVKKKFSAEGKPTGKIKMTSVYAKKLSNDGKIAYGVLYDRCMLSIHSYRNGELTYVDENGSVFLVYTVEDLMEILDRSKPTVLKIKKELKELGLLREVKQGKNRPNRLYLQNVNAELQEYEHYDAEVVEKGRDKGTVIYHHVKTLDYKGCVLFEIERPNSEEESVLEKPVKSTNSGSQKSLPPKKVVKSRNSGSQIFLPPEVKKFNPIKTEKSHTENNSTRHSSRKPASNSNELDQTARTCDTPSQKTSGKKFIQPQVYSLLQEIADSYFDHLPWDNAYHLTHRQKMKIGSFLETGWVTSSEVLHCIERIPQDCQSPYAYLVTSIENLMAERKLEVKLNAHKRAQEQYGG
- a CDS encoding helix-turn-helix transcriptional regulator → MSNRLKNLRKEKLLTQADLAKVLNTNQSQYGKYENGKTNLSLENAQILSEYFGVTLSYLLGLDDDSCIDRSKKMTPFQSLVRDKEISLKEISEATGIGYSTLGNYNQGSRSPNAKNAQLLSEYLGVSIPYLLGYEENSTVDKPNATILTEFVKKLSFISEKKSKLLQEYIELDKKEREIIKQISEVQLMSAECDLVRKKIKEFKLKLGELEGTLEGS